In Mycolicibacterium alvei, a single window of DNA contains:
- the glpX gene encoding class II fructose-bisphosphatase: protein MSPTRGEAPDRNLALELVRVTEAGAMAAGRWVGRGDKEGGDGAAVDAMRELVNSVSMRGVVVIGEGEKDEAPMLFNGEEVGNGDGPECDFAVDPVDGTTLMSKGMPNAISVLAVAERGAMFDPSAVFYMNKIAVGPECADAIDITAPIGENIRRVAKARGASVSDLTVCILDRPRHTQLIDDARAAGARIRLITDGDVAGAISACRPNSGTDILAGIGGTPEGIIAAAAIRCMGGAIQAQLAPTDDAERQKAIDAGYDLDQVLSTDDLVSGDNVFFCATGVTDGDLLKGVQYYPGGCTTQSIVMRSKSGTVRMIEAYHRLTKLNEYSAIDFTGDKTAAYPLP from the coding sequence ATGAGTCCCACGCGGGGGGAAGCCCCGGATCGCAACCTTGCCCTTGAGCTCGTCCGGGTAACCGAGGCCGGCGCCATGGCCGCGGGCCGCTGGGTGGGTCGCGGCGACAAGGAGGGCGGTGACGGGGCTGCCGTCGACGCCATGCGTGAGCTGGTCAACTCGGTGTCGATGCGCGGTGTCGTGGTGATCGGCGAGGGCGAGAAAGACGAAGCCCCGATGCTCTTCAACGGCGAAGAGGTCGGTAACGGCGACGGCCCCGAATGCGACTTCGCCGTCGACCCGGTCGACGGCACCACACTGATGAGCAAGGGCATGCCCAATGCCATCTCGGTGCTGGCCGTCGCCGAGCGCGGCGCGATGTTCGACCCGTCGGCGGTGTTCTACATGAACAAGATCGCCGTCGGCCCCGAATGCGCCGACGCCATCGACATCACCGCCCCGATCGGCGAGAACATCCGCCGGGTGGCCAAGGCGCGTGGCGCCTCGGTGAGCGATCTGACCGTGTGCATCCTGGACCGGCCGCGCCACACCCAGCTGATCGACGATGCCCGCGCCGCCGGCGCCCGCATCAGGCTGATCACCGACGGCGACGTCGCAGGCGCGATCTCGGCCTGTCGGCCCAACTCGGGCACCGACATCCTGGCCGGTATCGGCGGCACCCCCGAGGGCATCATCGCCGCGGCCGCGATCCGCTGCATGGGTGGTGCGATCCAGGCCCAGCTGGCCCCCACCGACGACGCCGAACGCCAGAAGGCCATCGACGCCGGCTACGACCTGGACCAGGTGCTGTCGACCGACGACCTGGTCTCGGGTGACAACGTCTTCTTCTGCGCCACCGGCGTCACCGACGGTGACCTGCTCAAGGGCGTGCAGTACTACCCCGGCGGGTGCACCACCCAGTCCATCGTGATGCGATCCAAGTCCGGCACCGTCCGGATGATCGAGGCCTACCACCGGCTGACCAAACTCAACGAGTACTCCGCCATCGATTTCACCGGCGACAAGACCGCCGCCTACCCGCTCCCGTAA
- a CDS encoding DUF4245 domain-containing protein yields MSDQPTAQPTPAPKPAKARLLQDGRDMFWSMVPLVVACVVLAGMLGMCSFQAAGPGAGPAPEFDAPAALQADADALKIPIRMPQLPEGWRPNSGSRHGIDGGVTLPDGQHGRAVSSRIGYLAPNGKYLSLTQSNADEAALVASIKPDSYPSGTQNVDGVTWVVYESSDPEPVWTTRLRGPAQVAITGAGGTDEYRTLASATQKQSPLPMKRP; encoded by the coding sequence ATGTCCGATCAGCCCACCGCCCAGCCGACGCCTGCCCCCAAACCGGCAAAGGCACGGTTACTGCAGGACGGCCGGGACATGTTCTGGTCGATGGTGCCGCTGGTGGTGGCCTGCGTCGTGTTGGCCGGGATGCTCGGAATGTGCTCATTTCAGGCGGCCGGACCCGGGGCGGGCCCGGCGCCGGAATTCGATGCGCCGGCTGCCCTGCAGGCCGACGCCGACGCGCTGAAGATCCCCATCCGGATGCCCCAGCTGCCCGAAGGCTGGCGGCCGAACTCCGGCAGCCGCCACGGCATCGACGGCGGTGTGACGTTGCCCGACGGGCAGCACGGCCGCGCGGTGTCCTCGCGTATCGGCTACCTGGCACCCAACGGGAAGTATCTGAGCCTGACCCAGAGCAATGCCGACGAGGCCGCGCTGGTGGCCTCGATCAAGCCGGATTCGTACCCGTCGGGTACTCAGAATGTCGACGGGGTGACCTGGGTGGTCTACGAGAGCAGCGACCCGGAACCGGTGTGGACGACGCGGCTGCGCGGGCCGGCGCAGGTCGCCATCACAGGTGCCGGTGGTACTGATGAGTACCGTACGCTGGCGAGTGCGACGCAGAAGCAGTCGCCGCTGCCGATGAAGCGGCCGTGA
- a CDS encoding dienelactone hydrolase family protein: MSSPVADLTGWTVTPFTAADQTYDVYRKGQGPGVVLIPEIPGLHPGVLALGNHLVDNGFTVAAPSLFGTPGAAAVRPGAIGVLVKACVTREFSAFATNADRPVAHYLRALARDLNANTPGKGVGVIGQCFTGGFALAAAVDDSVLAPVLSQPSVPIPLTAAQKRDPGMSEAELKIIEQRAADDGLCALALRFSQDRMVPGERFATLKARLGDAFEVIEIDSTKGNAAGIPASAHSVLTAEVREVDGHPAYEARKRVVAFLTARLSAN; the protein is encoded by the coding sequence TTGTCGTCGCCAGTTGCAGATCTCACCGGGTGGACGGTCACCCCCTTCACCGCCGCCGACCAGACCTACGACGTGTACCGCAAGGGCCAAGGCCCCGGTGTCGTCCTGATTCCCGAGATCCCCGGCCTGCATCCCGGCGTCCTCGCGCTGGGCAACCACCTGGTGGACAACGGCTTCACGGTGGCCGCGCCGTCACTGTTCGGCACCCCGGGTGCGGCGGCGGTGCGTCCGGGTGCCATCGGTGTCCTGGTGAAAGCGTGCGTGACACGGGAGTTTTCGGCATTCGCCACCAATGCCGACCGGCCCGTCGCGCACTACCTACGGGCACTGGCCCGCGACCTCAATGCCAATACCCCTGGTAAAGGTGTGGGCGTCATCGGGCAGTGCTTCACCGGTGGGTTCGCCCTCGCTGCCGCAGTGGACGACAGCGTGCTGGCCCCGGTGCTGAGCCAGCCGTCGGTGCCGATACCCCTCACGGCGGCGCAGAAGCGCGATCCGGGAATGTCGGAGGCCGAGCTCAAGATCATCGAACAGCGTGCCGCTGACGACGGCCTGTGCGCGCTGGCCCTGCGGTTCAGTCAGGACCGGATGGTGCCGGGGGAGCGGTTCGCCACCCTCAAGGCGCGGCTGGGCGATGCGTTCGAGGTCATCGAGATCGACTCGACAAAGGGCAATGCCGCCGGCATCCCGGCGTCAGCACATTCGGTGCTGACCGCCGAGGTGCGTGAGGTCGACGGGCATCCTGCGTATGAGGCGCGTAAGCGGGTGGTGGCGTTTCTCACCGCGCGACTGAGCGCGAATTAG
- a CDS encoding AI-2E family transporter — protein MKDEFTLTQKRALAVFTVLALLLGAYFLRGFFVLIVMAAVGAYLFTPLYQRFQRRLGTGLSATLTLLVAILMVIIPISLVVFMAIVQITQLVNTVSNWIGNTDLSTLGDRTLQFVNSLLQRVPFLDIHLTADSLRDTVVKLAQHLGEWLLGILQGAVGGMVGAITSSIIFLYVFISMLVNRNEIATLIRRLNPLGEEITDLYLAKTGAMVKGTVKGQFVIAFCQGVAGAISIYIAGFHEGFFVFAILLTALSVIPLGGGIVTIPFGIGMMFFGNVIGGIFVVVFHLLVVTNIDNLLRPWLVPKAARLDPALMLLAVFAGISMFGFFGIVIGPVLMIIIATTVMVYLAVYKGVELETDEPDVPGQSPWRRLWAWFQKRLGGKPDVPRAEPESETAEAETGSRTSS, from the coding sequence ATGAAAGACGAGTTCACCCTCACCCAGAAGCGTGCGTTGGCGGTCTTCACCGTGCTGGCCCTGTTGCTCGGGGCCTACTTCCTGCGCGGCTTCTTCGTCCTGATCGTGATGGCCGCGGTGGGCGCCTACTTGTTCACCCCGCTGTACCAACGGTTTCAGCGCCGTCTGGGCACCGGCTTATCGGCCACGCTGACCCTGTTGGTCGCCATCCTCATGGTGATCATCCCGATATCGCTCGTGGTGTTCATGGCCATCGTGCAGATCACCCAATTGGTCAACACGGTCAGCAACTGGATCGGCAACACCGACCTCAGCACGCTCGGCGACCGGACGCTGCAATTCGTCAACTCACTGCTGCAACGGGTGCCCTTCCTCGACATCCACCTCACCGCGGATTCGTTGCGCGACACCGTGGTCAAGCTGGCTCAGCACCTCGGCGAATGGTTGCTCGGCATCCTGCAGGGCGCGGTCGGTGGCATGGTCGGCGCGATCACCTCGTCGATCATCTTCCTGTACGTGTTCATCTCGATGCTGGTCAACAGGAATGAGATCGCCACCCTGATCCGCCGGCTGAACCCGCTCGGCGAGGAGATCACCGACCTGTACCTGGCCAAGACCGGCGCCATGGTGAAGGGAACGGTCAAGGGCCAGTTCGTGATCGCGTTCTGCCAGGGCGTGGCCGGCGCGATATCCATCTACATCGCCGGCTTCCACGAGGGATTCTTCGTCTTCGCGATCCTGTTGACCGCGCTGTCGGTGATCCCGCTCGGCGGCGGTATCGTGACCATTCCGTTCGGCATCGGAATGATGTTCTTCGGCAACGTCATCGGCGGTATCTTCGTCGTGGTGTTCCACCTGCTGGTGGTCACCAACATCGACAATCTGCTGCGCCCGTGGCTGGTGCCCAAGGCGGCCCGGCTCGACCCCGCCCTGATGCTGCTGGCGGTGTTCGCCGGCATCTCGATGTTCGGCTTCTTCGGGATCGTGATCGGGCCGGTGCTGATGATTATCATCGCCACCACGGTCATGGTGTACCTGGCCGTCTACAAGGGCGTCGAGCTCGAAACCGACGAACCCGACGTGCCGGGACAGAGCCCGTGGCGGCGGTTGTGGGCCTGGTTCCAGAAACGGCTCGGCGGCAAGCCCGACGTACCCCGGGCCGAGCCCGAATCCGAAACGGCCGAGGCCGAAACCGGCAGCCGCACCTCCAGCTAA
- a CDS encoding SDR family NAD(P)-dependent oxidoreductase, translating into MSRLAGKQAIVTGAGSGIGAALCRALVAAGAEVLCTDIDEGAAAQTAAPLGARSARLDVTDAAAVQAAVDGVVERAGKLDLMFNNAGIVWGGDTELLTLDQWNAIIDINVRGVVHGVAAAYPQMIRQGHGHIVNTASMAGLAAAGQLTSYVMTKHAVVGLSLALRSEAAAHGVGVLAVCPAAVETPILDKGAVGGFVGRDYFLQGQGVKTAYDADRLAADTLRAIAANKAILVKPRRAHASWLLARLAPGLMQRLSVKFVASQRAGQAARHPA; encoded by the coding sequence GTGAGCAGGCTCGCCGGTAAACAGGCGATCGTCACCGGCGCCGGGTCCGGTATCGGTGCAGCGCTGTGCCGCGCCTTGGTCGCCGCCGGCGCCGAGGTGCTCTGCACCGACATCGACGAAGGTGCCGCCGCGCAGACCGCTGCGCCTCTCGGCGCCCGGTCGGCACGTCTCGACGTCACCGATGCGGCCGCGGTGCAGGCCGCGGTCGACGGCGTCGTGGAGCGGGCCGGAAAGCTCGATCTGATGTTCAACAACGCGGGCATCGTCTGGGGCGGCGACACCGAACTGCTCACGCTGGACCAGTGGAACGCCATCATCGACATCAACGTGCGCGGCGTCGTCCACGGTGTCGCCGCCGCGTATCCGCAGATGATCCGGCAGGGCCACGGCCACATCGTCAACACCGCGTCGATGGCCGGCTTGGCCGCCGCGGGCCAGCTCACCAGCTATGTGATGACCAAGCATGCCGTCGTCGGGTTGTCCCTGGCCCTGCGCTCGGAGGCGGCGGCCCACGGTGTGGGCGTGCTGGCGGTGTGCCCGGCCGCGGTCGAGACGCCGATCCTGGACAAAGGCGCGGTCGGCGGATTCGTCGGGCGTGATTACTTCCTGCAGGGCCAGGGGGTCAAGACCGCCTACGACGCCGACCGACTGGCCGCCGACACCCTGCGCGCCATCGCCGCCAACAAGGCCATCCTGGTCAAACCCCGTCGCGCTCATGCCTCCTGGCTGCTCGCCCGGTTGGCGCCCGGCCTCATGCAGCGGCTGTCCGTCAAGTTCGTCGCCTCACAACGCGCCGGCCAGGCCGCGCGCCACCCGGCATGA
- a CDS encoding SDR family NAD(P)-dependent oxidoreductase, protein MTTERVAIVIGGASGIGWASAQALAADGCRIVVADRDADGAAARAAQLGAPHTSAYVDVTDEDAVQKLFAEVTRAGSIHVVLNCAGFSNIGLITDLAVEDFRSVVDVCLNGGFIVAKHAGRNLPEGGVLVSISSLNGRQPAAGMSAYCAAKAGLSMLTQVAALEMGPRGIRVNAIAPGFVKTPLTDPAAMIPGVVEEYVENTALGRSGTPEDIAAAVVFLCSPQASWLTGEVLDLNGGAHLKRYPDILGHVMKLAQG, encoded by the coding sequence ATGACCACCGAACGCGTAGCGATCGTCATCGGCGGGGCCTCGGGGATCGGCTGGGCCAGCGCGCAGGCCCTGGCCGCCGACGGCTGCCGCATCGTTGTCGCCGACCGTGACGCCGACGGCGCGGCGGCCCGGGCCGCCCAGCTCGGTGCACCGCACACCAGCGCCTACGTCGACGTCACCGACGAGGACGCGGTGCAGAAGTTGTTCGCTGAAGTTACCCGCGCCGGCTCTATTCATGTCGTGCTCAACTGCGCGGGGTTCAGCAATATCGGCCTGATCACCGACCTGGCGGTCGAGGACTTCCGCTCCGTAGTCGACGTCTGCCTCAACGGCGGGTTCATCGTCGCCAAGCACGCCGGCCGCAACCTGCCCGAAGGTGGTGTCCTGGTGTCGATTTCGTCGCTGAACGGACGCCAGCCCGCGGCCGGCATGAGCGCCTACTGCGCGGCCAAGGCCGGGCTGTCGATGCTGACGCAGGTGGCCGCACTGGAAATGGGCCCGCGCGGTATCCGGGTCAACGCGATCGCGCCGGGATTCGTGAAAACCCCGCTGACCGATCCCGCGGCGATGATCCCCGGAGTCGTCGAGGAGTACGTCGAGAACACTGCGCTGGGCCGCAGCGGAACCCCCGAGGACATCGCTGCCGCGGTGGTGTTCCTGTGTTCGCCGCAAGCATCGTGGCTGACCGGCGAGGTGCTCGATCTCAACGGCGGCGCGCACCTCAAGCGCTATCCGGACATCCTCGGCCATGTCATGAAGCTGGCCCAGGGGTGA
- a CDS encoding NAD-dependent epimerase/dehydratase family protein, which translates to MSEAVLVTGAFGLVGSAVVKTLAAGGRTVVATDLDVPANRKAAAALPAAVQVRWADLTDSAAVDALVTAVAPAAIIHLAAIIPPFCYMRRGLARKVNVEATAALLRAAEAQPTPPRFVQASSIAVYGARNPHHIDDVLTPDTPTNASDIYGAHKVEAEALVRASKLDWLILRLGGVMSSQFSLGIDVDLISFESVLPADGRLQTVDVRDVAAAFVAATTVPTETANHEVLLIGGDPETHRHIQSAVGSQAAAAMGIKGGLPIGRPGNPDDDAAWFATDWMDTSRAQEVLGFQHHSWPQLLADTRANAGLKRFPIGLAAPLIRAFLRSKSAYKDYPGQLADPWNAIDKKWGDHRPDGNQA; encoded by the coding sequence CGGTGCGTTCGGTTTGGTGGGCTCCGCCGTCGTGAAGACCCTGGCCGCCGGCGGACGCACGGTCGTCGCGACCGATCTCGACGTGCCGGCGAACCGCAAGGCCGCCGCTGCACTCCCGGCAGCCGTACAGGTGCGCTGGGCCGACCTGACCGATTCTGCCGCCGTCGACGCACTGGTGACCGCGGTTGCCCCGGCGGCGATCATCCACCTCGCCGCGATCATCCCGCCGTTCTGCTACATGCGCCGCGGGCTGGCCCGCAAGGTCAACGTCGAGGCCACCGCAGCACTGCTCCGCGCTGCCGAGGCCCAACCCACCCCGCCCCGGTTCGTCCAGGCGTCGAGTATCGCGGTTTACGGTGCCCGCAACCCGCACCACATCGATGACGTACTGACCCCCGACACCCCGACCAACGCCTCCGACATCTACGGCGCGCACAAGGTCGAGGCCGAAGCCCTGGTACGGGCCTCGAAACTGGACTGGCTGATCCTTCGTCTCGGTGGCGTGATGAGCTCGCAGTTCAGCCTCGGCATCGACGTCGACCTCATCTCGTTCGAGAGTGTCCTGCCCGCCGACGGGCGGCTGCAGACCGTCGACGTTCGTGATGTTGCGGCGGCGTTCGTCGCCGCCACCACGGTCCCGACCGAGACCGCCAATCACGAGGTTCTGCTGATCGGCGGCGACCCTGAAACACACCGTCACATCCAGTCCGCCGTCGGTTCGCAAGCGGCCGCTGCGATGGGTATCAAGGGCGGCCTGCCGATCGGCCGGCCCGGCAACCCCGATGACGACGCGGCCTGGTTCGCGACCGACTGGATGGACACCAGCCGCGCGCAGGAAGTGCTCGGATTCCAGCACCACTCGTGGCCGCAGCTCTTGGCAGACACCAGGGCCAACGCCGGGTTGAAGCGTTTCCCGATCGGACTGGCGGCACCCCTGATCCGCGCGTTCCTGCGGTCGAAGTCCGCCTACAAGGACTATCCGGGACAGTTGGCCGACCCGTGGAACGCCATCGACAAGAAGTGGGGCGACCACCGACCGGACGGGAACCAGGCATGA